A genomic stretch from Coffea arabica cultivar ET-39 chromosome 10c, Coffea Arabica ET-39 HiFi, whole genome shotgun sequence includes:
- the LOC113713769 gene encoding 14-3-3 protein 7 — protein sequence MEKEREKQVYLARLAEQAERYDEMVEAMKKVAKLDVELTVEERNLVSVGYKNVIGARRASWRILSSIEQKEEGKGHDQNVKRIKGYRQGVEDELMKICNDILAVIDEHLLPSSSTGESTVFYYKMKGDYYRYLAEFKAGENRKEAADQSLKAYEAATASANSDLPPTHPIRLGLALNFSVFYYEILNSPERACHLAKQAFDEAIAELDSLNEESYKDSTLIMQLLRDNLTLWTSDLPEEGGEHSKGDEPHGES from the exons ATGGAGAAGGAAAGGGAGAAGCAAGTTTACTTGGCTAGGCTTGCTGAGCAAGCAGAAAGATATGATG AGATGGTTGAAGCAATGAAGAAAGTTGCTAAACTGGATGTCGAGCTGACAGTTGAGGAAAGGAACTTGGTATCGGTGGGGTATAAGAATGTTATTGGTGCAAGACGGGCATCCTGGAGGATATTATCTTCCATTGAACAGAAAGAGGAGGGCAAGGGACATGACCAGAATGTGAAAAGGATAAAGGGTTACAGACAGGGGGTAGAAGATGAGCTTATGAAGATATGCAATGATATATTGGCAGTAATAGATGAACATCTTCTTCCATCTTCCTCTACAGGAGAATCAACTGTCTTCTACTATAAGAT GAAGGGAGATTATTACCGTTACTTGGCTGAGTTCAAAGCAGGGGAAAATCGTAAGGAGGCAGCGGATCAGTCCCTCAAAGCCTATGAG GCTGCCACTGCTTCTGCAAACTCAGATCTTCCACCTACTCATCCAATTAGACTTGGCCTAGCGCTGAATTTCTCTGTATTTTACTATGAGATCTTGAACTCCCCTGAGAG GGCTTGCCACCTTGCAAAACAAGCATTTGATGAAGCTATTGCAGAACTGGATAGCCTCAATGAAGAGTCCTATAAAGACAGCACCCTAATCATGCAGCTTCTTAGGGATAATCTAACATTATGGACCTCAGATCTTCCAGAAGAGGGAG GCGAGCATTCCAAAGGTGATGAGCCCCACGGTGAG AGCTAA
- the LOC113713767 gene encoding uncharacterized protein isoform X1, with translation MPKCFNLTASAGGCFRSAFSCSGLRSTITDLGDGTTIHCWVPKSPKPTKPNVVLIHGFGADAVWQWFEAVKILTPHFNVYVPDLVFFGESHTTRPDRSEAFQAQCVKRVMEAKSVEKMRLVGMSYGGFVAYSMALQFEDCVEKVVIICSPVCLEERDIRDGMFPVNNVDDAASILLPQTPEAFRKLLRYTFVKPPKPLPSCLINDFLQEMCLDFVEEKRDLLRAIPLDKKLADLPKIPQPTLILWGDKDQVFPVELARRLKGHLGENAELIILEGTGHACAFEKSKQLGKHLKKFLLG, from the exons ATGCCCAAGTGCTTTAACTTGACAGCATCAGCTGGGGGGTGCTTTAGATCCGCCTTCAGCTGCTCGGGTCTCCGATCAACCATCACCGACCTCGGTGACGGCACCACCATCCACTGCTGGGTCCCAAAATCCCCCAAGCCCACCAAACCCAACGTAGTCCTCATCCACGGCTTCGGAGCCGACGCCGTCTGGCAATGGTTCGAGGCCGTCAAAATCCTGACGCCCCATTTCAACGTCTACGTGCCGGACCTGGTGTTTTTCGGGGAGTCACACACGACCCGGCCGGACCGGTCTGAGGCGTTCCAGGCTCAGTGTGTGAAGCGAGTGATGGAGGCTAAGTCGGTGGAGAAAATGAGGCTGGTGGGGATGAGTTACGGTGGGTTCGTGGCGTACAGTATGGCGCTGCAGTTTGAGGATTGTGTGGAGAAGGTGGTGATAATATGCTCCCCGGTGTGTTTGGAGGAGAGGGATATTAGAGATGGGATGTTTCCGGTGAATAACGTGGACGACGCCGCCTCCATTCTGTTGCCGCAGACGCCGGAGGCTTTCAGGAAATTGCTGCGTTATACTTTTGTTAAGCCACCTAAACCACTGCCTTCTTGCTTGATTAACGACTTCCTTCAA GAGATGTGCTTAGACTTTGTGGAGGAGAAGAGAGATTTGCTCCGCGCTATCCCCTTAGATAAGAAACTTGCAGACCTTCCAAAGATCCCTCAG CCAACTTTGATCCTATGGGGAGATAAAGATCAGGTTTTTCCAGTAGAACTGGCTCGCAGATTGAAAGG ACACTTGGGAGAGAATGCTGAGCTGATAATCCTTGAAGGAACAGGGCATGCATGTGCTTTTGAAAAATCTAAGCAGTTGGGCAAGCACTTGAAAAAATTTCTCCTAGGCTGA
- the LOC113713767 gene encoding uncharacterized protein isoform X2, with translation MPKCFNLTASAGGCFRSAFSCSGLRSTITDLGDGTTIHCWVPKSPKPTKPNVVLIHGFGADAVWQWFEAVKILTPHFNVYVPDLVFFGESHTTRPDRSEAFQAQCVKRVMEAKSVEKMRLVGMSYGGFVAYSMALQFEDCVEKVVIICSPVCLEERDIRDGMFPVNNVDDAASILLPQTPEAFRKLLRYTFEMCLDFVEEKRDLLRAIPLDKKLADLPKIPQPTLILWGDKDQVFPVELARRLKGHLGENAELIILEGTGHACAFEKSKQLGKHLKKFLLG, from the exons ATGCCCAAGTGCTTTAACTTGACAGCATCAGCTGGGGGGTGCTTTAGATCCGCCTTCAGCTGCTCGGGTCTCCGATCAACCATCACCGACCTCGGTGACGGCACCACCATCCACTGCTGGGTCCCAAAATCCCCCAAGCCCACCAAACCCAACGTAGTCCTCATCCACGGCTTCGGAGCCGACGCCGTCTGGCAATGGTTCGAGGCCGTCAAAATCCTGACGCCCCATTTCAACGTCTACGTGCCGGACCTGGTGTTTTTCGGGGAGTCACACACGACCCGGCCGGACCGGTCTGAGGCGTTCCAGGCTCAGTGTGTGAAGCGAGTGATGGAGGCTAAGTCGGTGGAGAAAATGAGGCTGGTGGGGATGAGTTACGGTGGGTTCGTGGCGTACAGTATGGCGCTGCAGTTTGAGGATTGTGTGGAGAAGGTGGTGATAATATGCTCCCCGGTGTGTTTGGAGGAGAGGGATATTAGAGATGGGATGTTTCCGGTGAATAACGTGGACGACGCCGCCTCCATTCTGTTGCCGCAGACGCCGGAGGCTTTCAGGAAATTGCTGCGTTATACTTTT GAGATGTGCTTAGACTTTGTGGAGGAGAAGAGAGATTTGCTCCGCGCTATCCCCTTAGATAAGAAACTTGCAGACCTTCCAAAGATCCCTCAG CCAACTTTGATCCTATGGGGAGATAAAGATCAGGTTTTTCCAGTAGAACTGGCTCGCAGATTGAAAGG ACACTTGGGAGAGAATGCTGAGCTGATAATCCTTGAAGGAACAGGGCATGCATGTGCTTTTGAAAAATCTAAGCAGTTGGGCAAGCACTTGAAAAAATTTCTCCTAGGCTGA
- the LOC113713837 gene encoding probable protein phosphatase 2C 9 isoform X1: MDKFFCFNAGCGQCVRGESSGSSGKGKSRENKIKYGFSLVKGKASHPMEDYHVAKFVRIDGHELGLFAIFDGHLGDAVPAYLQKHLFDNILKEGSFWTDPGGSISKAYEKTDQEILSNSSNLGRGGSTAVTAILINGQRLWVANVGDSRAILSRGGQAIQVTIDHEPSTERGSIENKGGFVSNMPGDVPRVNGQLAVSRAFGDKSLKSHLRSDPDILDMNVDVNCDILILGSDGIWKVMTNQEAVDIARRPKDPQKAAEQLTAEALNRDSKDDISCVVVRFRK, encoded by the exons ATGGATAAGTTTTTTTGCTTCAATGCTGGTTGTGGTCAG TGTGTCAGGGGTGAGTCTTCTGGTAGTTCTGGCAAAGGAAAAAGTCGCGAGAATAAAATCAAATATGGTTTCAGCCTAGTGAAAGGCAAGGCCAGTCATCCAATGGAAGACTACCATGTTGCTAAGTTTGTGCGGATTGATGGACATGAGCTCGGGCTTTTTGCCATATTTGATGGCCATCTTGGGGATGCAGTTCCTGCATACCTGCAAAAACATTTGTTTGACAATATCTTAAAGGAA GGCTCATTCTGGACAGATCCTGGCGGATCAATCTCAAAAGCCTATGAGAAAACTGACCAGGAAATTCTGTCTAACAGTTCGAACTTAGGGCGAGGTGGGTCCACTGCTGTGACTGCAATTCTCATAAATGGTCAAAGATTATGGGTGGCGAATGTTGGGGATTCACGAGCTATTCTGTCTCGTGGAGGCCAGGCTATTCAGGTGACAATAGACCATGAGCCTAGTACTGAACGAGGCAGCATTGAGAACAAAGGAGGCTTCGTCTCAAACATGCCAG GAGACGTGCCTAGGGTGAATGGACAGCTGGCCGTTTCTCGTGCTTTTGGAGATAAAAGTCTCAAATCACATTTGCGTTCAGATCCAGACATTCTCGATATGAATGTCGATGTCAACTGCGACATTCTTATCCTTGGAAGTGATGGTATCTGGAAG GTAATGACCAATCAAGAAGCAGTCGACATTGCTAGAAGACCAAAAGACCCTCAGAAAGCTGCGGAACAGTTAACTGCTGAAGCCTTGAACAGAGACAGTAAAGATGATATTTCTTGTGTTGTTGTTAGATTTAGGAAATAA
- the LOC113713837 gene encoding probable protein phosphatase 2C 10 isoform X2: MDKFFCFNAGCGQCVRGESSGSSGKGKSRENKIKYGFSLVKGKASHPMEDYHVAKFVRIDGHELGLFAIFDGHLGDAVPAYLQKHLFDNILKEVSWLLTPAAVHIYGCTFGSNLGRGGSTAVTAILINGQRLWVANVGDSRAILSRGGQAIQVTIDHEPSTERGSIENKGGFVSNMPGDVPRVNGQLAVSRAFGDKSLKSHLRSDPDILDMNVDVNCDILILGSDGIWKVMTNQEAVDIARRPKDPQKAAEQLTAEALNRDSKDDISCVVVRFRK, translated from the exons ATGGATAAGTTTTTTTGCTTCAATGCTGGTTGTGGTCAG TGTGTCAGGGGTGAGTCTTCTGGTAGTTCTGGCAAAGGAAAAAGTCGCGAGAATAAAATCAAATATGGTTTCAGCCTAGTGAAAGGCAAGGCCAGTCATCCAATGGAAGACTACCATGTTGCTAAGTTTGTGCGGATTGATGGACATGAGCTCGGGCTTTTTGCCATATTTGATGGCCATCTTGGGGATGCAGTTCCTGCATACCTGCAAAAACATTTGTTTGACAATATCTTAAAGGAAGTAAGTTGGCTGTTGACTCCGGCAGCTGTTCACATATATGGTTGTACTTTTGG TTCGAACTTAGGGCGAGGTGGGTCCACTGCTGTGACTGCAATTCTCATAAATGGTCAAAGATTATGGGTGGCGAATGTTGGGGATTCACGAGCTATTCTGTCTCGTGGAGGCCAGGCTATTCAGGTGACAATAGACCATGAGCCTAGTACTGAACGAGGCAGCATTGAGAACAAAGGAGGCTTCGTCTCAAACATGCCAG GAGACGTGCCTAGGGTGAATGGACAGCTGGCCGTTTCTCGTGCTTTTGGAGATAAAAGTCTCAAATCACATTTGCGTTCAGATCCAGACATTCTCGATATGAATGTCGATGTCAACTGCGACATTCTTATCCTTGGAAGTGATGGTATCTGGAAG GTAATGACCAATCAAGAAGCAGTCGACATTGCTAGAAGACCAAAAGACCCTCAGAAAGCTGCGGAACAGTTAACTGCTGAAGCCTTGAACAGAGACAGTAAAGATGATATTTCTTGTGTTGTTGTTAGATTTAGGAAATAA